The sequence below is a genomic window from Actinokineospora baliensis.
ACCTTCCGCGTGAGGGAGGGATCGACACGACCCAGTCGGACCGCGCCCGTTCGCAGCAATGCCTGCGAACTGTTCCGATGCGGTCAGCGGGATTCGGTCTGGTCGGGTCGAACAATGCCTGGATCCTCCCGTGACCGGTATTTGTCACGACAAGCCGAGTGTGGTCCACCCCTCGGGGTTCACCCGCTGTGCTGGAGGTAGACCTGCAACTCGGCGTGCCGGAACTGGTACACGAGGCCTGCCTGTCGCAGCACTTGTTTGTCCAGGGCCGACCGGAGAGTCGGTGTGAACCGGTAGGGCCGTGCGGGACCCCCGAAGGATGGACGCGCCACGACCAGTAACCAGGCGGGTCCCAGGCCGGATACCCAGCCGCCGGTGAAGCCCATGCTCACGCCCCACACGAGCCCGGAGGCCACCGAGTCGTCGAACAGGCCGAGCGGGGCGCACATCGCGCCCGCGGCGACGGCGCCGACCGCGGCGGCGACCAACGTGCGGCGACGGTCGGCGCGGAACGCGTTGTGCGGGGTCACGCTGGGTGAGTCGGTCAGGTCCCTGGTCGCCGAGCCGAGCAGGCCGCCGGACACGCCCTGCCCGTATCCGGCGCCGAGCAGTCCCATCACCACGAACATGCCCGCGATCCCCGCCATCGCCCACCAGTTCCCGCTGGACACCACTGCCGCTGTGCCGAACAGGAGGCCGCCCAGCAGCCAGACCCCGGTGGTGTGCAGAAGGTCCGCGGGGGAAGGACCGGCCCAGACCAGGGTCGCGGGCGCCCGGTGCACCGCGCGCGGGACAATTCGGTCGGTGACCAGGTAGGCGACACCGACGGGAACAGCGACCAGCCCCCACGGTTCCGGCCATCCGAACTCGGCCGATCCCACCAACATGACGGCCAGGACCGGCACGGTGACCAGCAGCGCGCTCTTCAGCCGCAACGACTCCACTTCCACCTCGTGGGGAATCCGCCACCAGGCGATGTCGCGCTTGGCGCCCAAGCGCCGGGCGAGCCAGGTCAGGGTCGCCCGTTCCCGGGCATACCGGGCGGTCTTGCGGGCTCTGCGGAACCTGCCGGTGATACCTTCCGTCGAGTAGGCGCGGTCCAGGAACAGACCCATCAGCCTGGTGGTGATCTTCGCGGGCGTGTCCAGGTCGTCGCGCACCAGATCGAGCGGCTTCTCCTGCCTGCTCCCCGCGTGTGGGAAGGCGTGCCGCACAAGGTTGATCGTCAGCGGTGTGCGCAACGCCTTCGCCAAGGCGCTGTCGGGGTTCGCGGTCAGGTAGTCGGCCAGTTCGCGCCACGCGGGCCTGTCCTGCCCGGTCTGTCTGTGCAGCAGGAACTCGACCGCGGTCGGCACGTCCACAGGGTTCAACCGGACCACATCAGGCTGCTCGAAACGCACAATGTCCTTGTTGCCACCGCGTTTGCCGGGCCTGGTGCTCAGCACGACCCGGGTGCCGCCGTGGGTGGCCCGATTGACCTGGGCGGCCGCTTTGGCACGCAGCGCAGGCGGCATCTCGTCCAGACCGTCGAGGAACAGGGCGATCCGCCCACGCCGGACCAGGAGTTCCGCCATTCGCCGAGTGAGGCCGTCCCGGCGGCGCAGTCCCGGTAGTCTGAGGAGTTCCCGCACCGCGTACGCGGCCAGGTCCAGGCTTTCGGGGTCCCAATCGCTCATGGTCAGCCACAGCGGGACCTGAGCACGGGGGTCCCCTTTGTCAGCCCGCTCGTCGAGTGCCTTCTTGTACAGCAGGTGCATCGCACTCGACTTGCCTGCCCCGGCCTCGCCCACCAAGATCAGCAGCCGTAGGCCCTCCCGGACAAAGAGGTCCTCGTGCAACCGCGTGATCACGGGTTCGGACAGCAGCGGCCGCTCGTCCTCCACCGACAACTCGTCGTTCCGGCTCCACGACACCCGCACCGGCGCTTCCGGGTGGATCTCCCAGGTGTGGCTGGTCCTCTGCCACAGGTCGGCCGACAGGCCCGCCACGATGTCCAGTACCGCGTCCACCTGGTCCCGGGGGCGCGCAGCCGCGACCACCGTCACCGACTCGATGGTCCCGGCCTGGACCACGTTCCCGCTGATGTTCCCGGCCACAACCTTGTTGTGTGTTGAAGACCCCGGATCGTCCACGCACCACTCCACCCAACAGAACCGACTCCACCATGCCCATCGGTCCGCGTCCGCGTTCCGCTACGCGCGGTCCCAACCACCGACAGCCAACTGGGCCGATGCCTAACAGGGTGAGGAGTTGTCCGGGAGCCCGGAAGTACTCGCCGGGTGTTCTGCGTCGATGGCGTCCCGCTAGCTCGCTGCGCGCCTGAGTTGGATGTGAAGTCCTAGGGCGTCGTCGCGGTGGCTGGAGAAGCCTTCGGCGTCCGAGTCATTGAGACCGTGTTTCAGCATCGTTGCGAGGACGGCCTCGGCGATCTCGGTTTGGTGTTCAAGTACGGCCTCGTGGATGTCGTTGTCCGCGGTCCAGTGCAGTTCGATGCGGTCGACGACCTCCAGTCCGGCTTGTTTGCGGGCGTCCTGGATGAAGCGGATGACCTCGCGGGCGTTGCCCGCGCGCTTGAGTTCGGGGGTGATCTCGGTGTCCAGGGCGATACTGATGTCACCGTCGATCTGGACGACCCAACCGGTGCGGGGGATCTCGGTGATCAGCACGTCGTCGGGGGTGATGTCGATGGGGGAGCCGTCGAACTCGACCTGTGTCCGGCCGGTGGCGCGGAGCGCGGCGACGAGCGCCGTTGGGTCGGCGGCGGCGACGATGTTGGCGACTTGCTGGGTTTGCTTGCCGAATCGTTTGCCGAGTGCGCGGAAGTTCGGCTTGAGGGTCACGTCCACGACCTCACCTGCTGAGGCGAGTGGCTCGAATGCGCGGATGTTGAGCTCGTCGGCGACGTCGGCGAGGAGGTCGGCGGGCAAGGTGGTGCCTTCGGGCAGGCCGATCAGGGCACGGCCCAGCGGTTGCCGGATGCGGATGTCGCTTGCCTTGCGGGCGGCCCGACCTGCCTCGGTGAGCGAGCGGGCGATCTGCATCTGGGCGATCAGATCGCCGTCGATGAGGCGAGCGTCCGACTGCGGCCACGCGGCGAGGTGCACGGACTCGGGTGCGTTCTCGATACCGAGGGCGATGACCTCGCGCCAGACCTGTTCGGCGATGAACGGGGTGAAGGGCGCCATGAGCCGGGTGACGATGTCGAGGCATTCGTGCAGGGTGGCCAGGGCGTTGATGTCGCCCTTCCAGAAGCGGGCACGGGACCGGCGAACGTACCAGTTGGACAGGTCGTCGATGAACGCGTTGATCGCGCGCCCGGCGCCTGCGGTGTCGAACGCTTCCATGGCGGTGTCGACTGTGGCGGCGAGGCGGTGGACGCTGGCCAGAGCCCACCGGTCGAGCACGTGGCGTTCGGCGACCGGGGCGGCGGTTTCCGGTGCCCAGTCGGCGATGCTGGCGTAGACGGTGAAGAACGAGACGGTGTTCCAGTAGGTCAGCAGGACCTTGCGGATGATCTCCTCGAGCGGGCTGTCACCGATTCGGCGAGGAGACCACGGGGATCCCGAGCAGAGCATGAACCAGCGCACCGCGTCGGCGCCGTGCTTGTCCATCAGCGGGATGGGTTCGAGGATGTTGCCCAGGTGCTTGGACATCTTGCGGCCGTCTTCGGCCATGATGTGCCCAAGGCATACGACGTTCTCGTAGGAGGACTTGTCGAACACCAGCGTGCCCACGGCCATGAGGGTGTAGAACCAGCCACGGGTCTGGTCGATCGCCTCGGCTATGTACTGGGCGGGGTAGCTGCGAGCGAACTCCTCCTCGCTGCCGGGCAGGTGTGGGTAGCCGAGTTGCGCGAAGGGCATCGACCCCGAGTCGAACCAGGCGTCGATGACCTCCGGCACGCGGGTGGCGGTCTCGCCGGTTTCGACGTCGGTGAAGGTGATGTCGTCGATGAACGGGCGGTGCGGATCCACTTCGGACAGATCCCGGCCGCACAGCTTGCCCAGTTCGGCGCGGGATCCGACTGGGATGATCTTCCCGCTCGGGGTGCGCCACAGCGGAAGTGGTGTTCCCCAGTACCGCGACCGCGATAGCGCCCAGTCGATGTTGTTGTTCAGCCAGTCGCCATAACGGCCGTGCTTGATGTGGTCCGGATACCAGTTGGTGTTCTCGTTCTCCCGCAGCAACGCGTCGCCAACCGCGGTGGTGCGGATGTACCAGGACAACTGCGCGTAGTACATCAGTGGGGTGTGGCAACGCCAGCAGTGCGGGTACGGGTGCTCGTAGGTGCTGTATTTGAACAGCAGGTCCCGCCTGGTCAGGTCTTCTATGAGGGTCTTGTCGGCGGCTTTGAAGAACACCCCGCCCACTATGGGAACCTCGTCGAGGAAATGTCCGTTGGTCCCGATCGGGTTGACTACTGGCAGGCCGTTGGCCTTGCAAATGGCGAGGTCGTCGGCGCCGAACGCAGGGGCTTGGTGGACCAGGCCGGTGCCGTCGGTTGTGGTCACGTAGTCGGCGAGTACGACGTAGTGCGCGTCGGGTATGTCGACCAGGTCGAACGGGCGCTGGTAGCGGACCCCGGCGAGGTCCGCGCCGGTAATCTCGGCCACTATCTCGGCATCCTCGCCGAGTACAGCCGCACGCAGCGGGGCGGCGATGACGAACACGCCAGATTTGGCCCGCGCCACCTGGTAGGTGACCTCGGGGTGTACGGCGACCGCGGTGTTGGACACCAGGGTCCACGGGGTGGTGGTCCAGATCAGCAGGTCGACGCCACTGTGTCCGGCGATCTCACCGAGGACGGGGAATCGGACGTAAGCCGACGGGTCGGCCACCGTTTCGTAGCCTTGGGCGACCTCGTGGTCGGACAGGCCGGTGCCACAGCGCGGGCAGTACGGGGCGACCCGGTAGTCCTCGGACAGCAGGCCCTTGTCGAAGATCTCCTTGAGCGCCCACCACACGCTGTCGACGTACTCCGGGCTCATCGTGCGGTACGGGTCTGACATGTCGACCCAATAGCCCATGCGCTCGGTCAGCTGTTCGAACTCGTGCACGTGCCGCTGAACAGACTCCCGGCAACGCGCGTTGAACTCCGCGACACCGATCTTCTCGATATCCGGCTTACCGCTGATACCCAGCTCTTTTTCCACGGCCAGTTCGACCGGGAGTCCGTGGCAGTCCCAGCCCGCGCGGCGGGGCACGTGGAAGCCTTTCATGGTCTTGAACCTGGGCATCACGTCCTTGAACACCCGGGCCTCGATGTGGTGCGTGCCAGGCATCCCGTTCGCGGTCGGCGGCCCCTCGTAGAACGTCCAGCGCGGTCCGTCAACGGTCTGCGCGAGACTTCGAGCGAACAAGTCGTTGTCGTTCCACCACTCGATAATTCGCCGCTCCACCGCCGGAAGATCGACCTTCGCGGACACAGTGTGAAACGGCGTCTTCGGAGACAACGTCAACTCCCTGTTCAGGACAGGCGACCAGGCGACACGAACTGTGCCGCTGACCGGCAGGTTTCTGCATAATGGCTGGTGATCGAGGCTCACGCCTGGTCGCCAGCCGATATGGTACCGGTCTCAACTCGTGGCCTTCGATCAGGCGGCGCCGGTGCCTGGGAATCGACTGGCAGGAGCGTTCCGAGGTACGCCACCGTCTGGAACGTGAGCCATACTTTTCCGTGGTCGTGGGAGTAGGCGTGGATGTCGTCAGCGAGCGCTTGCGCACGCCGTGGGTGACCACGTGGTGCGTACCCAGAGGACCAGGCGAACCCCAGCAGCCTGTCGAGGTCGTAGGGATGCCGATGGACACGTCTGAATTCATGTATCGGGCCGCCGAGGAACCTGGGCACAACCTCACGTTCGATGTCCTCGGGAAAAGGCCCGAGTCGCGGACCGAGGTGACGGTTCCACAGCCGATCCCACCGACGACCTGCCTCGTCCAGCACCACCCGGTGGTTCCACATCAGCAGGACCAGCCCTCCCGAGCGCAACACCCGCTGCCACTCGACTCGGGTGGGCACAGGGTCGAACCACTCGGCGCAGGACCCGGCCACAATCAGGTCAGCGCAGTCATCGACCAGACCGGTTCGCTCGGCCGTCCCCGCCTGGAACGTAATGCCTGAGGACGCGGTGGTGTCGACAGCGATCGCCAGCATGGCCGGATCCGGCTCGACCCCGATGACCCTCTCCGCGATGGCCGCGAGCTGTCTCGTGGACAATCCCGTACCGCAGCCGATATCGGCCATGACCTGGGTGGCAGTCGTCAGGTGTCGAGCCGCGAAGGCCGAGATGCCGCTGGCGTATGCGGGCCGAGCCGAGTGGTAGTGCTCGGCCCGCTCAGCAGCCGACCTCATCAGCGCCCGAACGCGGCCATGTAGAGCGGGGCGAGTTCGCCGTCATCGACACCCAGCAGGTCGCAGAAGCGGGCGTCGTCGATGGCCGGTGTCTGAAAAGTGCGAAGCCCCAAACCGGTACTCACGGTGAGCGCGGTCTGCATGAACGCACCTGCCTCCATGTATGCCCAGCGGTATGCCCGCGACATGCGGTACTTCCACATGAACTGGGTCCAGTGCACGCAGATCACCAGGACCATTGGGGCCCCGTCGGCGTAGTCCTGCTGCCACAGCAGCTCCGACCAGGCGTGGATCGGCGCCGAAGAGCGGTGCACGAGCGACTTGCCGATCGGATCGAACTGGTATGCGGCGAAGTCGCTGCGGACTTCAACGGGCGCGCCCTTGCCTGCGAACAGCGCGAAAGCGACGAACGGGGCTCCGCGGCTGTAGGTCTGCGCGGTGTGGAACATGGGGTCGTCTGTCGGCCAGTGGGGTGCGAACGACCAGTTCAACACGGTTGCCACGTCGGCAAGATCCACGGAGGTGCCGCGGAAATCGCGTGCGGTTCGACGACGCACCTGGATGGTGCGAAGCTCCTCGGAGAGTGGTTTCACCTCGAGAAGCGGCACCCGTTCGCCCTCGGGCACGGGGAACCGGGCCGGTGGTGGTGTCGCGGGGTCGAGCCTGCGGTCGACGAAGTAGCGGGTCATCACCTTCGGATCGCCGGTGTAGTCGTGGACCCACATCGCATCGTGCGTGGCCAGGTGAAAGTCCAAGCCATCCGACCAGGCGACGTCGAGCCACCGGTCCTCCGCCGAGGACAGGTCGTCGGGCTCATCCCGGTACAACCCGTAGCCGCGTAGGCCCCGCAACAGTTCGGCCGCCTCAGGCAGTTTGATGCTCATCAGGGTCGCGAGGCGTTGGGCCTCGTCCTCCACCTGTGATTCGGCTGGTGCCGTGGCCAGGGTCGCAGCCAAGGCCGCGGACGACGTGACGAACGATTCGCGGCGGCTGCCCTCTCCCCAAGTGACCTCGAACGTGCGGGAGTCCTCGTGGTGTGGTCGGACGCAGAGGGTGCGCGCGAGGAAGATCCTGCTGGCGGTCATCAGCGGACTCCGCCGTGGCCCAGGCCCAGCGCGTACACAGGTCCTTCCGCGCAGTCGTCGTCAATCGCCAGGATCTGCCGCAGTGCTTGGTCGTTGATCGAGGGGCAGTGGTAGACGGTCAACCCGTGTTCGATCATCGCCAGGTTGATCGCTTGCACGATGTGCCCGACTTCCAGCATCAACATCCGGTACGAGCGGTCGTAGCGGTACTTCCACGAGTGCCGCAGCCACCTGCACGTCAGCACCACAACCGCTCCCGCGGTGAGGATGCCGCCCTTCCCGAAACAAGCCACGTCGATCCGCTCGGCGTCACCGTAGTCGCTCGTGCTCACCAGCCCGCCCGTCAGCGGATCGAAGTAGTACACGCCGACCGGGAGGTCATCGAGCCCCTTCGACACCACGTACGCCTCAAACGGGTGACGCGCACCCCCCGACGGATAGCTGCGGAGGTGATGGTCGCCCAGCATCCCCCCGACGGTGCGTTGCACCCCGAAGGCTTGACGCAACGCGGGCATGAACTCCTGCCCGCGCACCTGTGCACCCTCGAACCGATTGATCGGCTCGGCGACGGCGAGAACATCGTCAAGCGATGGCCGTCGCGTCAGCGGATCGGTGAACGCCTCGCACACGCGAGAACCTGCTCGCGGGACAGTTGCGGGCGGCTGCTCACCTGCGGATTCGACATCATCGACCATCTGCGAGAAGTACTCCTCGTAGCTGACCCCGTCGACCTCGTCCGGGATGAACCGGAGCCCATACGTCGCAAGGTGAAAGTCAGCCGCGTCGCGCCAACCGAACCGACCCCACTCGGCGATCCGCCGCTGCTCCCGAGCATGACTGCCCACGGGCACAAGGACCTTCGCCTCGATCATGCTCCGCACGAACGTGCGACCAGCCTCCAGATCCATACCCGCGGCACTGGCCACGCCATCGACCAGAACCGCTTCCCCCGCGGGCGAAACACCCAACAGCCAAGCGATCAAAGGCTGAGCACCCGCGCCACCCACCGCGAAATGGCCACGCTCATCACCCGACCCCGCGTGGAGAACAACCCGACCTTCCTGATCGAGCCGCGTGATCTTGAACAACGGAGAAAGGGCATACGTTGTCACGATCGTCCTTCGGGCGAGGCGGCGCTGTGGGGAACACCGCTGACGTTCCCCGCAGCGCCCGGTCAGTTGTTGGCCTGAATCCACACCGGGCTCGACTGCGCCGTGCGGACGATCGACACGGTGCCCGCCCCCACCTGCGCCGACCACTCAAAGTCCTGGCGAACAACAGAATCTGCAGGCGCGACGGCCGTGTCAACCTCGCCATCGACCATGTTCTGCACCAAGCTCACCCCCTTTCGCCCAGATCTGCGAAGGATGATCACCGCAACGAGTGAACCTACCGACACTCGGACAACAACGCCCGCACCGTCTCCGTCCTTCACTCAGACGGTGCAGCGGCACCAAGAACAGCCAATCCGCTTACGCGATCACGACAATCGGCAACCGGGCGACCACCGCGGGCGCGAGACCCACGCTGACACGCGATGACCACTGCTCCAGTGCTTCTTTCCTTCAAGCATGACGCCGATGCGCGTCATGCCGCCTTTCCTTCCCGGTGCCCTGCGGCCGCCCGAGTCTATGGGATGGACCAACGATACCGAGCATTGTGTTGGCTATCCAACGATTAGGCGATCACCGCGCCGCGGCGCGCTGCTCGCGGGTCAGCCAGACCGCTGAGGCCAGGGCCACCAGTGAGGCGCCGGTCAGCCAGCAGAAGGTCTCGCGGAAGGCGGCCGGGTCCGTGGCGCCGTCGGACAGGATCACCACGAACAGGGCGCTGCCCAGCGCGCCGCCGACCCGGGACAGGATGTTGACCTGGGCGCTGGCGTCGGGCAGTTGCCGCTGTTCGACGCTGGCCAGCGCGGAGGACACCCCCGGCGACCCCGCCAGCGCCATCCCGATCCCGCGCAGCACCTGCAGCGCCTCGACCAGCACGAGGTCGGGCTGGGCGGGCAGCAGCGCCATCGCCATGGTGGTCGCCACCGTGAGCACGAGCCCCACCACGGCGACCACGCCGCCACCGAAGCGGTCGGCGAGCCAGCCAGCCGCCGGGAAGGTCGCCGCCGCGCCGATGCTGAAGGCCATCAGCAGCAGGCCCACGTCCACGATGTCCGCGCCGAGCTGGAGTTGGAAGTACAGCGGCATCACGACCAGGCCGCCGAAGAGCGACGCGCCCGCGAAGAACACCTCCGCCGAGGCCGCGGTGAACTGGCGGTTGGCTACTAGCCGCAGGTCCATCAGCGGCTCCTCGCTGCGCAGCGAGCGCCACCCGAACGTCCCCAGCGCCACCAGACCGATGACCAGCGGGATCCACGCCCGCGGCCCGCTCGACGAGCCGGAGATCTCGGTGAGGGCGTAGACGGTCATCGGCAGGCCGATGACCACCAGGCCGAGCGCGACCAGGTCGAGCCGCCCGGCCTGGTCGCGCTCGCCGCGGGGCAGGTGGCGCAGCGCCAGCAGCAGCCCCAGCAGGCCGATCGGCAGGTTGATCAGGAACAGCCAGTGCCAGGACAGGTTCGCGATGAGCACCGCGCCGAGCACCGGCCCGAAGGCGGGCGCCAGGATCGAGGGCACGCTGGAGATGGCGATGACCCGCCCCATCCGGCGCTTGCCCGCGACCTGACCCAAGATGGTCATCCCGGCCGGGATCAGCAGCCCGCCCGCCACGCCTTGGACCACCCGGCCCACGACCAGCCAGATGATGTCCGGCGCGACCGCGCAGAGCCCGGAGGCGACGGTGAACCCGGCCAGCGCCCACAGCCACAGCCTGCCCGCGCCGATCCGCTTGCTCAGCCAGCCGCACGCGGGCAGCGCCGCGGCCAGCGCGAGCAGGTAGCCGCTGTTGACCCACTGCGCTGTCGACAGCGGCGCGTCGAGCCGGGTGCCGATGGTGTCGAGCCCGACGTTGACAAGCGAGGTGTCCAGGCCCGCCATCAGCGAGCCGAACGCGAGCAGGAACGCGGTGCGCCACACCGACGCGGGCACGGCGCCGCTGTCGTCGTGGTCCCGGGCGGTCTCGCCCTTCGTCGTGGTCGCCATGTCTTCCCTTGTCCGCCCCGACCATTGGGCTTCCAACGGTACTCTCTCGGTGTTGGATGTCCAACGCAGCCCGGCTACACTCGGCGGTATGGACGAACCGCTGCTCCAACCGGACGTCGACCCCCCGGTGCGCCTGTGGCGGCTGACCTCGTGGCTGCTGCACCAGGCGACCGCCAGGGCCAACCGGCTGGTGGTCGGGCACTTCGGCAGACCGGGCGGGCGGATGCGCTACGCCATCCTGGCCGGGCTCGACCAGTTCGGGTCGTTGAGCCAGGCCGACCTGAGCCGCCGCCTCGGCATCGACCGCGGCGACGCGGTCGCAGGCCTCAACGACCTCGAACGCGAGGGTCTGGCCAAGCGGGTGCCCGACCCCGCCGACTCCCGGCGCAACCTCGTGCACATCACCCCGACAGGCCGGGA
It includes:
- a CDS encoding NACHT domain-containing protein is translated as MDDPGSSTHNKVVAGNISGNVVQAGTIESVTVVAAARPRDQVDAVLDIVAGLSADLWQRTSHTWEIHPEAPVRVSWSRNDELSVEDERPLLSEPVITRLHEDLFVREGLRLLILVGEAGAGKSSAMHLLYKKALDERADKGDPRAQVPLWLTMSDWDPESLDLAAYAVRELLRLPGLRRRDGLTRRMAELLVRRGRIALFLDGLDEMPPALRAKAAAQVNRATHGGTRVVLSTRPGKRGGNKDIVRFEQPDVVRLNPVDVPTAVEFLLHRQTGQDRPAWRELADYLTANPDSALAKALRTPLTINLVRHAFPHAGSRQEKPLDLVRDDLDTPAKITTRLMGLFLDRAYSTEGITGRFRRARKTARYARERATLTWLARRLGAKRDIAWWRIPHEVEVESLRLKSALLVTVPVLAVMLVGSAEFGWPEPWGLVAVPVGVAYLVTDRIVPRAVHRAPATLVWAGPSPADLLHTTGVWLLGGLLFGTAAVVSSGNWWAMAGIAGMFVVMGLLGAGYGQGVSGGLLGSATRDLTDSPSVTPHNAFRADRRRTLVAAAVGAVAAGAMCAPLGLFDDSVASGLVWGVSMGFTGGWVSGLGPAWLLVVARPSFGGPARPYRFTPTLRSALDKQVLRQAGLVYQFRHAELQVYLQHSG
- the ileS gene encoding isoleucine--tRNA ligase translates to MERRIIEWWNDNDLFARSLAQTVDGPRWTFYEGPPTANGMPGTHHIEARVFKDVMPRFKTMKGFHVPRRAGWDCHGLPVELAVEKELGISGKPDIEKIGVAEFNARCRESVQRHVHEFEQLTERMGYWVDMSDPYRTMSPEYVDSVWWALKEIFDKGLLSEDYRVAPYCPRCGTGLSDHEVAQGYETVADPSAYVRFPVLGEIAGHSGVDLLIWTTTPWTLVSNTAVAVHPEVTYQVARAKSGVFVIAAPLRAAVLGEDAEIVAEITGADLAGVRYQRPFDLVDIPDAHYVVLADYVTTTDGTGLVHQAPAFGADDLAICKANGLPVVNPIGTNGHFLDEVPIVGGVFFKAADKTLIEDLTRRDLLFKYSTYEHPYPHCWRCHTPLMYYAQLSWYIRTTAVGDALLRENENTNWYPDHIKHGRYGDWLNNNIDWALSRSRYWGTPLPLWRTPSGKIIPVGSRAELGKLCGRDLSEVDPHRPFIDDITFTDVETGETATRVPEVIDAWFDSGSMPFAQLGYPHLPGSEEEFARSYPAQYIAEAIDQTRGWFYTLMAVGTLVFDKSSYENVVCLGHIMAEDGRKMSKHLGNILEPIPLMDKHGADAVRWFMLCSGSPWSPRRIGDSPLEEIIRKVLLTYWNTVSFFTVYASIADWAPETAAPVAERHVLDRWALASVHRLAATVDTAMEAFDTAGAGRAINAFIDDLSNWYVRRSRARFWKGDINALATLHECLDIVTRLMAPFTPFIAEQVWREVIALGIENAPESVHLAAWPQSDARLIDGDLIAQMQIARSLTEAGRAARKASDIRIRQPLGRALIGLPEGTTLPADLLADVADELNIRAFEPLASAGEVVDVTLKPNFRALGKRFGKQTQQVANIVAAADPTALVAALRATGRTQVEFDGSPIDITPDDVLITEIPRTGWVVQIDGDISIALDTEITPELKRAGNAREVIRFIQDARKQAGLEVVDRIELHWTADNDIHEAVLEHQTEIAEAVLATMLKHGLNDSDAEGFSSHRDDALGLHIQLRRAAS
- a CDS encoding class I SAM-dependent methyltransferase translates to MADIGCGTGLSTRQLAAIAERVIGVEPDPAMLAIAVDTTASSGITFQAGTAERTGLVDDCADLIVAGSCAEWFDPVPTRVEWQRVLRSGGLVLLMWNHRVVLDEAGRRWDRLWNRHLGPRLGPFPEDIEREVVPRFLGGPIHEFRRVHRHPYDLDRLLGFAWSSGYAPRGHPRRAQALADDIHAYSHDHGKVWLTFQTVAYLGTLLPVDSQAPAPPDRRPRVETGTISAGDQA
- a CDS encoding nitroreductase family protein is translated as MEDEAQRLATLMSIKLPEAAELLRGLRGYGLYRDEPDDLSSAEDRWLDVAWSDGLDFHLATHDAMWVHDYTGDPKVMTRYFVDRRLDPATPPPARFPVPEGERVPLLEVKPLSEELRTIQVRRRTARDFRGTSVDLADVATVLNWSFAPHWPTDDPMFHTAQTYSRGAPFVAFALFAGKGAPVEVRSDFAAYQFDPIGKSLVHRSSAPIHAWSELLWQQDYADGAPMVLVICVHWTQFMWKYRMSRAYRWAYMEAGAFMQTALTVSTGLGLRTFQTPAIDDARFCDLLGVDDGELAPLYMAAFGR
- a CDS encoding SagB/ThcOx family dehydrogenase: MFKITRLDQEGRVVLHAGSGDERGHFAVGGAGAQPLIAWLLGVSPAGEAVLVDGVASAAGMDLEAGRTFVRSMIEAKVLVPVGSHAREQRRIAEWGRFGWRDAADFHLATYGLRFIPDEVDGVSYEEYFSQMVDDVESAGEQPPATVPRAGSRVCEAFTDPLTRRPSLDDVLAVAEPINRFEGAQVRGQEFMPALRQAFGVQRTVGGMLGDHHLRSYPSGGARHPFEAYVVSKGLDDLPVGVYYFDPLTGGLVSTSDYGDAERIDVACFGKGGILTAGAVVVLTCRWLRHSWKYRYDRSYRMLMLEVGHIVQAINLAMIEHGLTVYHCPSINDQALRQILAIDDDCAEGPVYALGLGHGGVR
- a CDS encoding DHA2 family efflux MFS transporter permease subunit; the encoded protein is MATTTKGETARDHDDSGAVPASVWRTAFLLAFGSLMAGLDTSLVNVGLDTIGTRLDAPLSTAQWVNSGYLLALAAALPACGWLSKRIGAGRLWLWALAGFTVASGLCAVAPDIIWLVVGRVVQGVAGGLLIPAGMTILGQVAGKRRMGRVIAISSVPSILAPAFGPVLGAVLIANLSWHWLFLINLPIGLLGLLLALRHLPRGERDQAGRLDLVALGLVVIGLPMTVYALTEISGSSSGPRAWIPLVIGLVALGTFGWRSLRSEEPLMDLRLVANRQFTAASAEVFFAGASLFGGLVVMPLYFQLQLGADIVDVGLLLMAFSIGAAATFPAAGWLADRFGGGVVAVVGLVLTVATTMAMALLPAQPDLVLVEALQVLRGIGMALAGSPGVSSALASVEQRQLPDASAQVNILSRVGGALGSALFVVILSDGATDPAAFRETFCWLTGASLVALASAVWLTREQRAAAR
- a CDS encoding MarR family winged helix-turn-helix transcriptional regulator, whose amino-acid sequence is MDEPLLQPDVDPPVRLWRLTSWLLHQATARANRLVVGHFGRPGGRMRYAILAGLDQFGSLSQADLSRRLGIDRGDAVAGLNDLEREGLAKRVPDPADSRRNLVHITPTGREMLLEFDVLVDAAQGELLRDLAPAERAQLNSLLRRLVERPATAPTRTGAAPRKSTRT